A portion of the Aquila chrysaetos chrysaetos chromosome 4, bAquChr1.4, whole genome shotgun sequence genome contains these proteins:
- the ABHD3 gene encoding phospholipase ABHD3 isoform X4, translated as MDWQVLTREISLYLESQVRVGLFGSGVGLSLVLGFGVAYACYYLSSIAKKPQLVASNDRFCRFLEEYCPVVTETYYPTIWCWEGRVQTLLRPFITSRPQVQYRNELIKTADGGQISLDWFDNNDSLYYPDASTRPTVLLLPGLTGTSKESYILHMIHQSETLGYRCVVFNNRGIAGEDLLTPRTYCAANTEDLEAVIHHVHSLHPSAPFMAAGVSMGGMLLLNYLGKTGRDTPLMAAAIFSAGWNVFESVESLEKPLNWLLFNYYLTTCLQSSISRHRQMLEKLFDMDLVMKARTVREFDKQFTSVMFGYRTIDDYYEDASPCRKLKSVGIPVLCLNSVDDVFSPGHVLPQYCFKCL; from the exons ATGGACTGGCAGGTGCTGACCAGGGAGATCTCCCTCTACCTGGAGAGCCAGGTCCGCGTGGGGCTTTTCGGCTCCGGCGTGGGCTTGTCCCTGGTGCTGGGCTTCGGCGTCGCCTACGCCTGCTACTACCTCAGCAGCATCGCCAAG AAACCCCAGCTGGTGGCCAGCAATGACCGTTTCTGCCGCTTTCTTGAGGAATATTGCCCTGTTGTGACCGAAACTTACTATCCCACCATTTGGTGCTGGGAAGGTCGGGTGCAGACACTCCTGCGTCCCTTTATCACCTCTAGACCCCAAGTACAGTACAGGAA TGAGCTCATTAAAACAGCAGATGGAGGACAGATTTCGTTGGATTGGTTTGATAATAATGACAGCTTATATTATCCGGATGCCAGCACAAGACCCACTGTCCTGTTACTGCCTGGCCTGACAGGAACGAGCAAGGAATCCTACATTCTTCATATGATCCATCAAAGCGAAACGCTGGGATATAG ATGCGTGGTTTTTAACAATCGGGGAATTGCTGGTGAAGATCTTTTG ACACCAAGGACTTACTGTGCAGCTAACACAGAGGATTTAGAGGCCGTTATTCACCATGTACACAGCTTGCACCCCTCAGCTCCGTTCATGGCAGCCGGTGTTTCTATGGGAGG CATGCTTCTTTTAAATTACCTGGGCAAAACTGGCAGAGACACTCCTTTAATGGCAGCTGCAATTTTCTCTGCGGGTTGGAATGTTTTTGAATCTGTAGAATCTCTGGAGAAGCCACTAAACTGGCTTCTTTTCAACTATTACTTGACTACTTGTCTACAATCCTCTATCAGCAG gCATCGACAAATGTTGGAGAAATTATTTGATATGGATCTTGTGATGAAG GCTAGAACTGTTAGAGAATTTGATAAGCAGTTCACTTCAGTCATGTTTGGCTATCGTACAATCGATGACTACTATGAAGATGCTAGCCCATGTCGCAAGCTGAAGTCAGTAGGAATTCCAGTGTTATGTCTAAACTCTGTGGATGATGTTTTCTCACCAGGTCACG tcttgCCTCAGTATTGCTTTAAATGTCTCTGA
- the ABHD3 gene encoding phospholipase ABHD3 isoform X3: protein MDWQVLTREISLYLESQVRVGLFGSGVGLSLVLGFGVAYACYYLSSIAKKPQLVASNDRFCRFLEEYCPVVTETYYPTIWCWEGRVQTLLRPFITSRPQVQYRNELIKTADGGQISLDWFDNNDSLYYPDASTRPTVLLLPGLTGTSKESYILHMIHQSETLGYRCVVFNNRGIAGEDLLTPRTYCAANTEDLEAVIHHVHSLHPSAPFMAAGVSMGGMLLLNYLGKTGRDTPLMAAAIFSAGWNVFESVESLEKPLNWLLFNYYLTTCLQSSISRHRQMLEKLFDMDLVMKARTVREFDKQFTSVMFGYRTIDDYYEDASPCRKLKSVGIPVLCLNSVDDVFSPGHACAISQSRLAGPRLLFH, encoded by the exons ATGGACTGGCAGGTGCTGACCAGGGAGATCTCCCTCTACCTGGAGAGCCAGGTCCGCGTGGGGCTTTTCGGCTCCGGCGTGGGCTTGTCCCTGGTGCTGGGCTTCGGCGTCGCCTACGCCTGCTACTACCTCAGCAGCATCGCCAAG AAACCCCAGCTGGTGGCCAGCAATGACCGTTTCTGCCGCTTTCTTGAGGAATATTGCCCTGTTGTGACCGAAACTTACTATCCCACCATTTGGTGCTGGGAAGGTCGGGTGCAGACACTCCTGCGTCCCTTTATCACCTCTAGACCCCAAGTACAGTACAGGAA TGAGCTCATTAAAACAGCAGATGGAGGACAGATTTCGTTGGATTGGTTTGATAATAATGACAGCTTATATTATCCGGATGCCAGCACAAGACCCACTGTCCTGTTACTGCCTGGCCTGACAGGAACGAGCAAGGAATCCTACATTCTTCATATGATCCATCAAAGCGAAACGCTGGGATATAG ATGCGTGGTTTTTAACAATCGGGGAATTGCTGGTGAAGATCTTTTG ACACCAAGGACTTACTGTGCAGCTAACACAGAGGATTTAGAGGCCGTTATTCACCATGTACACAGCTTGCACCCCTCAGCTCCGTTCATGGCAGCCGGTGTTTCTATGGGAGG CATGCTTCTTTTAAATTACCTGGGCAAAACTGGCAGAGACACTCCTTTAATGGCAGCTGCAATTTTCTCTGCGGGTTGGAATGTTTTTGAATCTGTAGAATCTCTGGAGAAGCCACTAAACTGGCTTCTTTTCAACTATTACTTGACTACTTGTCTACAATCCTCTATCAGCAG gCATCGACAAATGTTGGAGAAATTATTTGATATGGATCTTGTGATGAAG GCTAGAACTGTTAGAGAATTTGATAAGCAGTTCACTTCAGTCATGTTTGGCTATCGTACAATCGATGACTACTATGAAGATGCTAGCCCATGTCGCAAGCTGAAGTCAGTAGGAATTCCAGTGTTATGTCTAAACTCTGTGGATGATGTTTTCTCACCAGGTCACG CCTGTGCTATTTCCCAGTCAAGGCTGGCAGGCCCTAGGCTTTTATTTcattga